The Chitinophagales bacterium genome contains a region encoding:
- the sulP gene encoding sulfate permease, translating to MEHEVSDPLKKAAGEAPVRSNAATGWRKWVPGLQMIANYKLHWLANDLMAGLVLTTMLVPVGIAYAEASGVPGIYGLYATVLPLLAYALFGPSRIMVLGPDSSLAPIILAVLLPLSMGNPENAIALAGMMALVSGIVCILAGVFKLGFITELLSKPIRYGYMNGIALTVLISQLPKMLGFSIESTGPLRNMVRIIETVADGKTNYASLLIGLSTLIVIMFLKRYKRVPGILIAVVGATIVTAIWQLDLTHGLKVLGSLPQGLPAFRLPLIDIDDLQTVIIGGCTVALVSFADTSVLSRIYAAKTKTPVDPNQEMIGLGAANLAAGFFQGFPISSSSSRTPVAEASGAKTQLTGVVGALAVALLLFFGADLLKSLPNSALAAVVIASAIGLFELGDLGRIFRIQRWEFWLSIVCFAGVAVFGAIPGIGLAIVLAVIEFLWDGWRPHFAVLGRVEGIRGYHDIMRYPDAELIPGLLLFRWDAPLFFANAALFQEEILKQVSDSPTPVKRIVVAAEPVTSVDITSADMLTDLKKELDARQIALHFAEMKDPVKDKLKRFELLQVLGTDIFFPTIGSAVENYLDTY from the coding sequence ATGGAGCATGAAGTAAGCGATCCTTTAAAGAAAGCAGCGGGAGAAGCACCTGTAAGATCCAATGCCGCGACCGGCTGGAGGAAATGGGTGCCCGGCTTGCAGATGATTGCCAATTATAAACTGCATTGGTTAGCCAATGACCTGATGGCCGGCCTCGTGCTAACGACCATGCTGGTGCCGGTGGGCATCGCATACGCTGAAGCATCGGGCGTGCCCGGCATCTATGGCCTTTATGCAACGGTGCTGCCACTGTTGGCGTATGCCTTATTTGGCCCGAGCCGTATCATGGTGCTGGGCCCCGACTCATCATTAGCTCCTATCATTCTTGCTGTATTACTGCCACTGTCGATGGGTAACCCTGAAAATGCAATCGCACTGGCAGGGATGATGGCGCTGGTTTCAGGTATCGTCTGCATACTGGCCGGTGTGTTTAAGCTGGGGTTTATTACTGAGTTGCTCTCCAAACCAATCCGGTATGGCTACATGAATGGTATTGCACTCACCGTGTTGATCAGTCAGCTTCCCAAGATGCTGGGGTTCAGCATTGAGAGCACGGGACCGTTGCGCAACATGGTGCGTATCATTGAAACCGTCGCGGATGGAAAGACCAACTATGCCAGCCTCCTGATTGGTCTCAGCACGCTGATCGTGATTATGTTTCTGAAACGTTACAAACGCGTGCCCGGCATCCTCATCGCTGTGGTGGGTGCAACCATCGTAACGGCCATCTGGCAGCTTGACTTAACACATGGATTGAAAGTTCTGGGTTCGCTGCCGCAAGGTTTACCGGCATTCAGGTTACCGTTAATAGATATAGACGACCTGCAAACGGTGATTATCGGCGGATGCACGGTAGCCCTTGTTTCTTTTGCCGATACCAGTGTGTTATCACGTATCTACGCTGCGAAAACAAAAACACCTGTTGATCCCAACCAGGAAATGATTGGCCTTGGTGCAGCTAACCTGGCAGCCGGTTTTTTCCAAGGCTTTCCCATCAGCAGCAGTTCATCACGCACACCCGTAGCGGAAGCATCAGGCGCCAAAACACAACTCACCGGTGTGGTGGGCGCGCTGGCAGTGGCCTTGCTTTTATTTTTCGGAGCCGACTTATTGAAGAGTCTGCCCAACAGTGCATTGGCAGCGGTGGTGATTGCTTCCGCGATCGGATTGTTTGAACTGGGTGACCTTGGAAGAATTTTTCGCATACAGCGTTGGGAATTCTGGTTATCCATCGTCTGCTTCGCAGGGGTGGCAGTATTTGGTGCCATACCCGGAATAGGGCTGGCCATTGTGCTGGCAGTGATTGAATTTTTATGGGACGGATGGCGTCCTCATTTTGCAGTGCTTGGCCGTGTAGAAGGCATTCGCGGTTATCATGATATCATGCGGTATCCTGATGCGGAATTAATACCCGGGCTGTTGCTGTTCCGTTGGGATGCGCCTTTATTTTTTGCCAATGCCGCTTTGTTCCAGGAAGAAATCCTGAAGCAGGTTTCGGATTCACCAACACCCGTCAAACGCATTGTAGTAGCTGCAGAACCTGTTACAAGCGTTGACATCACTTCGGCAGACATGCTTACTGACCTGAAAAAGGAACTGGATGCAAGGCAGATAGCATTGCATTTTGCCGAAATGAAAGATCCGGTAAAAGACAAGCTTAAGCGATTTGAATTGCTGCAAGTGCTTGGCACTGATATTTTCTTTCCCACTATAGGTTCAGCAGTTGAAAATTATCTGGATACTTATTAA
- a CDS encoding TIGR01777 family oxidoreductase produces the protein MKNILISGGSGLIGSHLTKLLQQRGHKVAHLSRQKAQGSITAYHWDPARDEIDDACISEADYIIHMAGANVGNHRWTNSYKAEILQSRIRSTELLYTALQRTPNKVKAIIASSATGYYGSRGDEWLKEDAQAGDDFLATTCLQWEQAVNRIASLNKRVVSLRTGIVLAVEGGALPRLVMPVRFGIAPVFGNGLPFYPWIHIADLCGIYLHALDDETMQGAFNAVSPSPERYMILLNSIAKALKRKKLNIPVPSFALQLALGGFAQTLTMSTRCSAEKIAGRGFVFHFPSLEAALQDLIGKK, from the coding sequence ATGAAGAACATACTAATCAGCGGCGGTTCGGGTCTAATCGGCAGCCATCTTACCAAACTCTTGCAGCAGCGTGGCCATAAGGTTGCACACCTGAGCAGGCAAAAAGCACAGGGCAGCATCACTGCTTATCACTGGGATCCGGCGCGGGATGAAATTGATGATGCATGCATCAGCGAGGCAGATTATATCATCCACATGGCGGGCGCTAATGTTGGTAACCACCGCTGGACCAATAGCTACAAAGCAGAAATTCTGCAAAGCCGCATCCGCAGCACTGAATTGCTTTATACCGCTCTTCAACGTACTCCCAATAAGGTGAAGGCCATCATCGCCTCCTCCGCTACAGGTTATTACGGCAGCCGCGGAGATGAATGGCTCAAGGAAGACGCGCAAGCGGGCGATGATTTTTTGGCCACCACCTGCCTGCAGTGGGAACAGGCAGTGAACAGGATTGCATCGCTGAACAAAAGAGTGGTAAGCCTACGTACCGGCATTGTGCTCGCCGTTGAAGGTGGCGCACTTCCCAGGCTGGTAATGCCTGTCAGGTTTGGCATAGCACCGGTATTCGGCAACGGCCTGCCGTTTTATCCCTGGATTCACATAGCCGATCTTTGCGGCATCTACCTGCATGCATTGGATGATGAAACCATGCAGGGTGCATTCAATGCCGTATCACCTTCGCCTGAACGATACATGATTTTGTTGAACAGCATAGCCAAAGCACTGAAGCGGAAAAAGCTGAACATTCCGGTTCCGTCATTTGCCTTACAGCTGGCATTGGGCGGGTTTGCACAAACACTGACGATGAGCACAAGATGTTCGGCGGAAAAGATTGCCGGCCGGGGATTTGTATTTCATTTCCCCTCACTGGAGGCCGCCTTGCAGGATCTGATTGGTAAAAAATAA